A window from Sebastes fasciatus isolate fSebFas1 chromosome 22, fSebFas1.pri, whole genome shotgun sequence encodes these proteins:
- the mta2 gene encoding metastasis-associated protein MTA2, with translation MAANMYRVGDYVYFENSSSNPYLIRRIEELNKTANGNVEAKVVCLFRRRDISGNLNTLADSNAREFEEESKQPTPSEQQKHQLKHRELFLSRQFESLPATHIRGKCNVTLLNETDVLAGYLEKEDCFFYSLVFDPVQKTLLADQGEIRVGSKYQAEIPDKLADVESDTRIQEKLETKVWDPNNQLKDPQIDQFLVVARAVGTFARALDCSSSIRQPSLHMSAAAASRDITLFHAMDTLQKNNYDLAKAMSTLVPQGGPVLCRDEMEEWSASEAMLFEEALEKYGKDFNDIRQDFLPWKSLASVVQFYYMWKTTDRYIQQKRLKAAEADSKLKQVYIPTYTKPNPNQIMVPGSKPGMNGAAGFQKGLSCESCHTAQSPQWYAWGPPNMQCRLCASCWIYWKKYGGLKTPTQLEGAARAGSEAGPRGHMTRQEVQGMSPFTRNEGRAKLLAKNRQTFILQTTKLTRIARRVCEDILQPRRAARRPYASINANAVKAECIIRLPKATKTPLKTKVVPRQSLANIVKDLAISAPLKLKASRGPPTPINRNQASQPRVGQSLLGKRGFDSATGVPYPANGRPYTSGMRTTSQSVIKRQKVSQGEAPNPVVFVATKDTRALRKHLTQSEMRRAARKPHLLVRIKLPPPPRSLAMPLLPSSTSEPIVLED, from the exons gAGAATTCGAGGAGGAGTCGAAGCAGCCGACGCCGTCTGAACAACAGAAACACCAGCTCAAACACAGAGAACTCTTCCTGTCTCGACAGTTTGAATCTCTACCTGCTACTCACATACG gGGGAAATGTAACGTCACCCTCCTCAATGAAACAGACGTCTTGGCCGGCTACCTGGAGAAAGAG GACTGTTTCTTCTACTCGTTGGTGTTCGACCCCGTCCAGAAGACCCTACTGGCGGACCAGGGCGAGATCCGGGTGGGCTCGAAGTACCAGGCAGAGATCCCTGACAAGCTAGCTGATG TTGAATCAGACACCCGGATCCAGGAGAAGCTGGAGACCAAGGTGTGGGACCCCAACAACCAGCTCAAAGACCCTCAGATCGACCAGTTCCTGGTGGTGGCAAG agctgTGGGGACCTTTGCTCGGGCCCTGGACTGCAGCAGCTCCATCCGCCAGCCCAGCCTCCATATGAGTGCAGCTGCAGCCTCCAGAGACATCACACTG ttCCATGCTATGGACACGTTGCAGAAGAACAACTACGACCTGGCCAAAGCCATGTCCACCCTGGTTCCTCAGGGGGGTCCGGTGCTCTGCCGCGacgagatggaggagtggagCGCCTCAGAGGCCATGCTGTTCGAGGAGGCTCTGGAGAAATACGGCAAGGACTTCAACGACATCCGCCAGGACTTT CTGCCCTGGAAGTCTCTAGCTAGTGTGGTCCAGTTCTACTACATGTGGAAGACTACTGACCGCTACATCCAGCAG AAACGACTAAAGGCAGCAGAGGCAGACAGCAAGCTGAAGCAGGTGTACATCCCCACCTA CACCAAACCCAACCCCAACCAGATCATGGTGCCAGGCAGCAAGCCTGGTATGAACGGGGCAGCAGGCTTTCAGAAAGGACTCAGCTGTGAGAGCTGCCACA CGGCCCAGTCTCCTCAGTGGTATGCCTGGGGGCCTCCCAACATGCAGTGCAGACTGTGCGCCTCCTGCTGGATCTACTGGAAGAAGTATGGAGGCCTGAAGACCCCCACACAGCTAGAGGGCGCCGCTAGAGCTGGCTCT gAGGCAGGCCCCCGCGGTCACATGACACGCCAGGAGGTCCAGGGCATGTCGCCGTTCACCCGCAACGAGGGCCGAGCCAAGCTGCTGGCCAAGAATCGGCAGACGTTCATCCTGCAGACCACCAAGCTGACCCGCATCGCTCGGCGGGTGTGTGAGGACATCCTGCAGCCTCGCCGCGCTGCACGGCGGCCCTACGCCTCCATCAACGCCAACGCTGTCAAGGCTGAGT GTATAATCAGGCTGCCCAAAGCCACAAAAACTCCTCTAAAGACCAAGGTGGTGCCTCGACAGTCGCTGGCCAACATAGTGAAGGATTTAG CCATCTCCGCTCCTCTGAAACTGAAGGCGTCTAGAGGACCCCCGACACCCATCAACAGGAACCAGGCCAGCCAGCCCCGCGTGGGCCAAAGCCTGCTGGGAAAGAGAGGCTTCGACAGC GCTACAGGGGTGCCCTACCCAGCCAATGGGAGGCCGTACACTTCAGGTATGAGGACCACCTCTCAGTCGGTCATCAAGCGGCAGAAGGTCAGCCAGGGGGAGGCTCCCAACCCTGTGGTGTTTGTGGCTACAAAAGACACCAG GGCTCTGAGGAAACATCTGACCCAGTCAGAGATGCGTCGGGCAGCGAGGAAACCTCATCTCCTGGTCCGGATCAAACTGCCGCCGCCCCCCCGCTCCCTGGCCATGCCCCTGCTCCCCTCCAGCACCAGCGAACCCATCGTcctggaggactga
- the cth1 gene encoding cysteine three histidine 1 gives MFETSSDELFLPSYQDEELVDNLLSNESDGDGLSLAEALLPLVESSSPPLLPWVCSTRYKTELCTNYSTTGFCKYAERCQFAHGLHELHIPFRHPRYKTELCRSFHTTGYCYYGNRCLFVHSQAEQRLALHRRRNVPCRTFRSFGVCPFGTRCNFLHVEDGDDRSSSSLASPDIGEEKTLPVSSPQVQYQTKEWKPRGPLCRTFSSFGFCLYGTRCRFQHGLPSKIRFNQTPGSSGLPSPASLFASSSTSSSPPPSSPLTTPPVETTAHNAFTFSSQHLSDLLLPLALHLQQLENSKAQEIWDNGAL, from the exons ATGTTTGAG ACCAGTAGCGATGAACTGTTCCTGCCGTCCTACCAGGATGAGGAgctggtggacaacctgctatCCAATGAGTCAGATGGAGATGGTCTCTCCCTGGCAGAGGCCCTGCTCCCCCTGGTAGagtcctcctcccctcccctcctcccctggGTCTGCTCCACCCGCTACAAGACGGAGCTTTGCACCAACTACTCGACCACCGGTTTCTGCAAGTACGCCGAGCGCTGCCAGTTCGCCCACGGCCTCCATGAGCTCCACATTCCCTTCCGCCACCCGAGGTACAAGACGGAGTTGTGCCGCAGCTTCCACACGACCGGCTACTGCTACTACGGCAACCGCTGCCTGTTCGTCCACAGCCAAGCTGAGCAGCGGCTCGCCCTGCACCGCCGCAGGAACGTCCCCTGTCGCACCTTCCGCTCCTTTGGCGTTTGCCCCTTTGGCACCCGCTGTAACTTCCTGCACGTGGAGGATGGAGAcgacagaagcagcagcagtctggcGTCGCCTGACATCGGCGAGGAGAAGACTCTGCCTGTGTCCAGCCCCCAGGTCCAATATCAGACCAAGGAGTGGAAGCCACGTGGCCCTCTGTGCCGCACCTTCAGCTCCTTCGGCTTCTGCCTGTACGGCACACGCTGCCGCTTCCAGCACGGCCTCCCCAGCAAGATCAGATTCAACCAGACCCCTGGCAGTTCAGGTTTACCCTCCCCGGCCTCCCTCTTCgcctcctcttccacctcctcttctcctccaccaTCCTCCCCTCTCACCACGCCGCCCGTCGAGACCACGGCCCACAACGCCTTCACCTTCTCCAGTCAGCACCTGAGCgacctgctgctgccgctggcCCTCCACCTGCAGCAGCTGGAGAACAGCAAGGCCCAGGAGATCTGGGACAACGGGGCACTCTAA